CGTACCCGCGATGCGCGACCGAAAGCGCCATGTTCGCGTTTTGCTCGACAAGCAGAATCGTCACGCCGTTTTCGTTGATCATCCGGATGATGCGGAAAATCTCCGCGACGAGCACCGGCGCAAGTCCAAGCGACGGCTCGTCGAGCAGCAAAAGCCGCGGCGCGGCCATCAGCCCCCGGCCGATCGCGAGCATCTGTTGCTCGCCGCCGGACATCGTGCCCGCCTCCTGCTTCTTGCGCTCCGCGAGGCGCGGAAACCACTCGTAAACGCGCGCCAGGTCGCGCGCGATCCCCGCGCGGTCGCGCCGCTCGTACGCGCCAAGCCGAAGATTCTCGGCAACCGTCAACTCGCCGAACACCTGCCGCCCCTCGGGCACAAGCGCGATGCCCTTGCGCACCACGCGGTCCGTGTCCAGCCGGTCGATGCGCTCGCCCTCGAACGTGATCGTCCCCTTTTCCGGCTGATCCTCGATGAGCCCCATGATCGTCGCAAGCGTCGTCGTCTTGCCCGCGCCGTTGCCGCCCAGGATCGACACGATCTCGCCCTGTTTCACCTCGATCGACACGCCGCGCAGCGCCGCGATCTTGCCGTAGAGCGTCTCGATGTTTTGCGCATCAAGCATCTATGGCCGCCTCCGCACCCGCGGCGTCCGTGCCCAGATACGCCGCCGCCACCGCCGGGTCCGCGGAAATGACCTCCGGCGTCCCGCAGGCGATCGCCTCCCCGTGATCCAGC
The nucleotide sequence above comes from bacterium. Encoded proteins:
- a CDS encoding ABC transporter ATP-binding protein produces the protein MLDAQNIETLYGKIAALRGVSIEVKQGEIVSILGGNGAGKTTTLATIMGLIEDQPEKGTITFEGERIDRLDTDRVVRKGIALVPEGRQVFGELTVAENLRLGAYERRDRAGIARDLARVYEWFPRLAERKKQEAGTMSGGEQQMLAIGRGLMAAPRLLLLDEPSLGLAPVLVAEIFRIIRMINENGVTILLVEQNANMALSVAHRGYVMEGGRIVLSGTSAELRANEDIREFYLGRPHKTSVKGESRYKRKKKWQ